From Flavobacterium alkalisoli, the proteins below share one genomic window:
- a CDS encoding zinc ribbon domain-containing protein has product MANTKELSVEDKLRALYDLQLIDSRIDEIRNVRGELPLEVEDLEDEVAGLSTRLDKLKSDLESIEEQIKEKKNAIDEHKSAIKKYTEQQKNVRNNREFNSLTKEIEFQELEIQLAEKHIKEMKASIEHKKEVISQSHDRLEAKKSHLNHKKSELDAIMAETEKEENFLIEKSAEYQAQIEERLLAAYKRIRTSVRNGLAVVSIERGASAGSFFTIPPQTQMEIASRKKIITDEHSGRILVDSMLADEEKEKMEQLFAKL; this is encoded by the coding sequence ATGGCGAATACCAAGGAATTAAGTGTTGAAGACAAGTTAAGAGCACTTTATGATCTACAGTTAATTGATTCAAGAATAGACGAAATCAGAAATGTAAGAGGAGAGCTTCCGCTGGAAGTGGAAGATCTTGAAGATGAAGTAGCAGGATTAAGTACAAGGCTTGACAAACTTAAAAGCGACCTTGAATCTATTGAAGAGCAAATCAAGGAAAAGAAAAATGCCATTGACGAGCACAAATCTGCTATCAAGAAGTATACTGAGCAGCAAAAGAATGTTCGCAACAATCGTGAATTTAACTCATTAACCAAAGAGATTGAATTCCAGGAACTTGAAATCCAGCTTGCTGAAAAGCACATTAAGGAAATGAAAGCCTCTATTGAACACAAAAAAGAGGTTATCAGTCAGTCTCACGACAGACTTGAGGCTAAAAAGAGCCACCTTAACCATAAAAAATCTGAGCTTGATGCTATCATGGCTGAAACTGAAAAAGAGGAAAATTTCCTTATTGAAAAATCAGCTGAATATCAGGCACAAATTGAAGAAAGACTACTTGCTGCTTACAAAAGAATACGCACCAGCGTAAGAAACGGGCTTGCTGTAGTATCTATTGAAAGAGGTGCTTCTGCCGGATCTTTCTTTACCATCCCGCCACAAACGCAAATGGAAATCGCTTCACGCAAAAAGATCATTACTGATGAGCATAGCGGAAGGATTTTAGTAGACAGCATGCTTGCTGATGAAGAAAAAGAAAAAATGGAACAACTGTTCGCAAAATTATAA
- a CDS encoding alpha/beta hydrolase, whose translation MQKLITFFLSKSIGLYINILSYIAPQKASRLAYKFFSEPRDGRLSKESLPDILKEAEAEIITHDNFIFQTYVWKGNHTKVLLVHGWESNASRWELFIPYLKKAGCTIIAVDAPAHGLSSGHEFSVPRYSEFLDIVVKKLEPQYMVGHSMGGATALHYQFYYPNDNIEKMVILGAPSDLNTLLKNYAGMLSLNLNVIQLLKKHFFKHFRIKTDEFSGSIFASQIKVKGFVAHDVKDEVVSFKEGKKIAEAWPNVEFVVTKGLGHSMHDDELYKKIYTFLFEK comes from the coding sequence ATGCAGAAACTGATTACTTTTTTCCTGTCAAAATCCATAGGACTTTACATAAATATTCTCAGTTATATTGCTCCGCAAAAAGCAAGCAGGCTAGCCTATAAATTTTTTAGCGAACCCCGCGATGGCAGACTTTCTAAAGAAAGCCTTCCCGATATTTTAAAAGAAGCCGAAGCCGAAATTATCACCCATGATAATTTCATTTTCCAGACTTATGTATGGAAAGGCAACCACACTAAAGTATTACTGGTACATGGCTGGGAAAGCAATGCCTCACGCTGGGAACTTTTTATCCCCTACCTTAAAAAGGCCGGATGCACCATTATAGCAGTTGATGCTCCTGCACACGGACTTTCTTCCGGACATGAGTTTAGTGTACCTCGTTACTCAGAGTTTTTAGACATCGTGGTAAAAAAACTTGAGCCACAATACATGGTAGGCCACTCAATGGGCGGTGCCACTGCCCTGCACTATCAGTTTTATTACCCTAACGACAACATAGAAAAAATGGTAATACTGGGAGCACCAAGCGACCTAAACACATTGCTTAAAAACTATGCAGGTATGTTAAGCCTGAACCTTAATGTAATCCAGCTACTTAAAAAGCATTTCTTTAAACACTTCAGAATAAAAACCGACGAATTTTCAGGGAGTATATTTGCCTCTCAAATAAAGGTAAAAGGTTTTGTTGCGCATGATGTAAAAGACGAAGTTGTATCATTTAAAGAAGGAAAAAAAATTGCCGAAGCATGGCCTAATGTCGAATTTGTTGTAACAAAAGGTTTAGGCCACAGCATGCATGACGACGAGCTGTATAAAAAAATCTACACTTTCCTTTTTGAGAAATAA